The Chitiniphilus purpureus sequence GCCGGCAGGAGAGCGGTATGTCCACCTGGAACCTCAACAGCGGCATCGTATACGACACCGAACCGCCCACTGAAGACGCCGGCGTGCGCTGCATTCCGCACGAGGAAAAGCTCGTCGCGGTCGAACCGTCGCCCGGATCGCCAGCAGCGGCCGAGAGTGGCAGCGGTCCAGGCAGCCGTCTTGCCGCGACGGACGAGCTGCAGCACTACGCCGTGGCTGGTCTGGACGGCACGACACTCGGCACGGTGCACAGCCTGATCGTCGATCTGCATCAAGGACGGCTGGCGTATGTGGTGATCGCGCCCGACACCACGCGACCGGAAAGCCTGCTCGCCGTGCCCTGGCATGCGCTGGCCCATGCGCCGCATGAGCGTCGGCTGCTCCTCAACACCCAGCGGCTGGACCTGACCCAGGCGCCGTTGTTTTCCGCTGCCAACTGGCCTGACATGAGTCGGCCGGAATGGGCCCAAGCAGCCCATACCTATTTCGAAGCCCGGCCCTACTGGGAATAGCGCCGGTGCCACCCCAGCATTCATGCCACAACAAAGGAGAAACCCATGCAGCACCGTAAAGTCACCCTCGCCCTGGCCCCCCTGTTGCTGGTCGGTCTGATGGCCGCCTGCAGCAAGAAGGAAGAACCCACCGACATGTCGATGGCTGCAAGTGCCCCTGCCAGCGAGTTGACCGAACCCACCCCGGTCGACAATACCCACTCCGATGCGGCTTCGGCCGTGTCGGCTGCAGGCGATACGGTTGCCAGCGGCACGGCCCGCGCCGGCGAGGCGATCGACGATGCGGCACTCACCACCAAGGTGAAGGCTGCGCTCGCTGCCGATGTCAGCCTCAAGACGCTGACCGTGGACGTCGACAGCAAATCCGGCCATGTGACGCTGACCGGCGAAGTGGACAACGAGGCCCAGAAGACCAGCGCCGAGCAGGTGACGCGTGGTGTGCAGGGTGTCGGCAATGTGACCAACAACCTGACCGTCAAGGCCAAGGGCTGATCGAAGGAGCGCACCATGACACGCAATGGCTGGTTGATCGTCGCCGGGCTGGGCCTGACCGCCCTTGCCCTGTGCAGCTGCGCCACGGGTCGCCGCGCTCGTTGCGGCGCCCCCGAAGACAAGGACCTGGACCTGTGGGAAAGCGAAGGCGGCACGCCGCCGACCCCCGGCCTGTGAACGACATGCCGTTGTTTTCTCTGGGAGAGTGATTGGCGGGCCGCAAGGCCCGTTTTTTTTGCACCGGCGCCCCTTGCGCAGACCAATGCCCGAACATGGAATGCCCGGCGCGCTGGAGCCGACGGGCCGGCTCGCGAGTGAGGACGGCAGCCAACCGTCGCAGCCTTGCTCCCAGTCACCAAGCTTTTCCAGTGCACTGTATCCATGAGGCGCACGACGGCCTCGGCTGAGGGTCACTGCCTGATCCATATGACCGCCCATCGGTCGTCCACCCT is a genomic window containing:
- a CDS encoding PRC-barrel domain-containing protein; the encoded protein is MSTWNLNSGIVYDTEPPTEDAGVRCIPHEEKLVAVEPSPGSPAAAESGSGPGSRLAATDELQHYAVAGLDGTTLGTVHSLIVDLHQGRLAYVVIAPDTTRPESLLAVPWHALAHAPHERRLLLNTQRLDLTQAPLFSAANWPDMSRPEWAQAAHTYFEARPYWE
- a CDS encoding BON domain-containing protein, which translates into the protein MQHRKVTLALAPLLLVGLMAACSKKEEPTDMSMAASAPASELTEPTPVDNTHSDAASAVSAAGDTVASGTARAGEAIDDAALTTKVKAALAADVSLKTLTVDVDSKSGHVTLTGEVDNEAQKTSAEQVTRGVQGVGNVTNNLTVKAKG